Proteins encoded together in one Entomobacter blattae window:
- the aat gene encoding leucyl/phenylalanyl-tRNA--protein transferase — protein MVKSVGFPSQWQIDPALLVQAYRQGIFPMADSAQSLEVSWYQPQKRGILPLESFHLPKSLKKRVLSGYFTITVDTVFERVIALCAESTPQRAHTWINAPIQEVFCSLSQQGLAHSIEVWEGSQLCGGLYGLALGGAFFGESMFSRTRDASKVALVHLVGRMKKGGFTLLDTQFVTDHLAQFGAVEITAESYAEKLHAAIKRKADWLPQMTAKEVVEEALGLKHFLQLKDYGKST, from the coding sequence ATGGTAAAATCTGTGGGTTTTCCTTCTCAATGGCAAATAGATCCTGCATTGTTGGTACAGGCTTATCGTCAAGGGATCTTTCCCATGGCAGACTCTGCCCAGAGTCTGGAAGTTAGTTGGTATCAGCCCCAAAAAAGGGGGATCCTTCCCCTTGAGAGTTTTCATCTTCCCAAGAGCCTTAAAAAGAGAGTGCTTTCAGGCTATTTCACCATTACGGTTGATACAGTTTTTGAGCGTGTTATTGCCCTTTGCGCAGAAAGCACACCGCAGAGAGCGCATACATGGATTAATGCCCCCATTCAGGAAGTCTTCTGTTCTCTTTCACAGCAGGGATTGGCCCATAGTATAGAAGTGTGGGAAGGCTCGCAATTGTGTGGGGGGTTATATGGCCTGGCTCTGGGGGGAGCGTTTTTTGGAGAAAGCATGTTTAGCCGTACTCGTGATGCTTCAAAAGTGGCTTTGGTGCATCTGGTGGGAAGGATGAAAAAGGGTGGCTTTACCCTTTTGGATACCCAGTTTGTTACAGACCATCTTGCCCAGTTTGGTGCTGTGGAAATAACGGCCGAATCCTATGCAGAAAAATTGCATGCAGCCATCAAGAGAAAGGCCGATTGGTTGCCCCAGATGACTGCAAAAGAGGTGGTAGAAGAAGCCCTTGGACTTAAACATTTCCTCCAGCTCAAGGATTATGGCAAAAGCACTTAG
- a CDS encoding DUF4412 domain-containing protein, with amino-acid sequence MKMCFRYVYGSLLISSLVGVALPVMAAEDVPISSSSVSNTLSAPPLMPQKDVTVTYLVQAEDQPKQKSVKIYFSGKGDLLRIDEVDGQGQIVLDRKKQLITIIMNADRVYTQISKKKEIRNPFLLDSSMRFQQQGRKQLVGQACTVWQIQSDHGESIACVTDDGVVLQQDGADGAGVKGHLIAQSVVYGTLPVALFEPPAGYERRDPPKPGEGVAKHVDKPENE; translated from the coding sequence ATGAAGATGTGTTTTCGGTATGTCTATGGGAGTTTACTCATAAGCAGTCTGGTCGGGGTTGCTTTGCCGGTTATGGCTGCTGAAGATGTGCCCATCTCTTCCTCTTCTGTTAGTAATACTCTTTCTGCTCCCCCGCTTATGCCCCAAAAAGATGTAACGGTGACGTACCTAGTGCAGGCTGAAGATCAACCTAAGCAAAAATCGGTAAAAATTTATTTTTCCGGTAAAGGCGATTTGCTACGGATTGACGAGGTGGATGGCCAGGGGCAAATAGTTCTGGATCGTAAAAAACAGCTTATTACGATCATTATGAATGCCGATCGGGTCTATACCCAGATTTCCAAGAAGAAGGAAATCCGTAACCCGTTCTTGTTAGATAGCTCCATGCGCTTTCAGCAACAAGGCCGTAAACAATTGGTCGGGCAGGCTTGTACTGTATGGCAAATTCAGTCTGATCATGGAGAGTCTATCGCATGTGTTACTGACGATGGGGTGGTTTTACAGCAAGATGGTGCAGATGGAGCGGGAGTTAAGGGGCATTTAATTGCTCAAAGTGTCGTTTATGGAACTTTACCCGTTGCCTTGTTTGAACCCCCAGCTGGGTATGAACGGCGTGATCCTCCAAAGCCGGGCGAAGGGGTAGCCAAGCACGTTGACAAGCCAGAGAATGAGTAG
- a CDS encoding bifunctional [glutamine synthetase] adenylyltransferase/[glutamine synthetase]-adenylyl-L-tyrosine phosphorylase produces the protein MANAFMTNQVPFFSGWANCPWPEPANSSRAQCFIKDILHLWSTMGLKNPIHQKEASLALLAAIGGNSPYLAELSLKDPTFFAQLLHHGPDTITKQVFQSLREVSPSLSRQETAKVMRQAKHYMALTCGLADIGDLWPLEKITKTLSLLAEHTLNIAVNHLLLTSHATGTITLSSPTDPSYKSGFIVLAMGKLGAYELNYSSDIDLIILYDPACHQENDSLRHTFIRICHDLVSLMSKPDENGYVFRTDLRLRPDPASTPVAVSLLAALTYYESMGQTWERAAMIKARPIAGDLAAGEDFLKTIAPFIWRRHLDFALLDDIRGMKLRINHHHSRKHLSLQQLTHLSKASLEEKIEFLLGYNVKLGQGGIREVEFMAQAMQLVWGGKREELRAPSTIQALSLLAKNQLIDDSLTRQLITSYTFLRQVEHRLQMYEDRQTHSLPTTIEGLKACAIFNNAPDLDHFITNLFNIFLQVHTAFETQFVASSHLASTPADLVSADLIGYLQKLGFDAPEEAADIISYWETDGLRALKSDRARKLLKTLLVPILTAISQQPSQLIVLKRFDHLLAVHRAGIQFLSLLEYNPALITRIITLLGSSSFLATYLAENPAAIESLLSTENPLEVHQSALIQIAELAKKYSSTEELIPHLRNIVCSEQFQISVEQLEGRIDVDEAGVARTNLAEAVISSLYKSVYHEHKQKYGRIPQGGMAIIALGKAGSQQMMAGSDLDLLMIFDHPENNAESVISPAGRKGTRKQHPLPAGQYFVRLCHSLIAALTSPGLEGPLYAVDMRLRPSGSKGPVAVSLLSFKHYHESQAQTWERMSLTRAHIIAGPAFIKRKVHVAIKQALSLQHQKGPETTKQDALAMRNRLTKDLPPASIWDIKLRAGGLMEVEFIAQTLQLISTHPSTRHPQAAQVFKALASLGEITPAQAHQLSEAEYFWRTLQSQLRLLIGTTVPKTPLLPLSTFNGKILLEDLYKKFPHATLENLPDIMASYAKTVRILFSELIGKPD, from the coding sequence ACTTGTGGAGCACAATGGGGTTGAAAAACCCTATCCACCAAAAAGAAGCATCCCTTGCGTTGCTTGCAGCGATAGGCGGAAATAGCCCCTACCTGGCTGAGCTGTCCCTGAAAGACCCCACTTTTTTTGCACAACTTCTCCATCATGGACCCGATACCATAACAAAGCAGGTTTTTCAGTCTTTGCGTGAGGTCTCTCCTTCCCTTTCTCGGCAAGAAACAGCCAAGGTCATGCGACAGGCCAAACATTATATGGCCCTTACATGCGGCCTGGCAGACATCGGTGACTTATGGCCCTTAGAAAAAATTACAAAGACCCTTAGCCTCCTTGCAGAACATACACTAAACATTGCCGTAAACCATCTTTTACTCACTTCTCACGCAACAGGGACCATAACGCTTTCTTCTCCTACCGACCCCTCTTATAAAAGTGGTTTTATTGTACTTGCCATGGGAAAGCTAGGGGCTTATGAGCTCAATTATTCTTCTGACATCGATCTGATCATACTCTACGATCCAGCCTGCCATCAAGAGAACGACTCACTACGCCATACCTTTATCCGAATATGCCATGATCTTGTCAGCCTTATGTCAAAGCCCGATGAAAACGGCTATGTTTTCCGTACTGATCTACGTTTACGGCCTGATCCGGCCTCTACCCCTGTAGCAGTCTCTCTTCTTGCAGCTTTAACTTATTATGAAAGTATGGGCCAAACATGGGAACGTGCTGCCATGATCAAGGCCCGTCCCATTGCAGGAGATCTTGCAGCGGGGGAGGATTTTCTTAAAACCATAGCGCCCTTTATCTGGCGGCGACATCTGGACTTTGCCTTGCTGGACGATATTCGTGGCATGAAGCTGCGCATCAACCACCATCATAGCCGCAAGCATCTTTCCCTTCAGCAGCTTACCCATCTTTCCAAGGCCTCCCTAGAGGAAAAAATAGAATTCCTGCTGGGTTATAACGTAAAGCTAGGACAAGGGGGGATAAGAGAAGTCGAATTTATGGCTCAGGCCATGCAACTGGTTTGGGGGGGCAAACGCGAAGAGCTCCGCGCTCCTTCCACCATACAAGCCCTAAGTCTTTTGGCTAAAAACCAGCTTATTGATGACAGCCTGACACGGCAGCTTATCACCTCATACACGTTTCTTCGCCAGGTGGAACACAGGCTTCAAATGTACGAAGATAGGCAAACACACAGTCTTCCGACAACGATAGAGGGGCTTAAAGCCTGCGCCATTTTTAATAATGCTCCTGATCTTGACCATTTCATTACCAACCTCTTCAATATTTTTCTCCAAGTCCATACGGCATTTGAAACCCAGTTTGTAGCCTCCTCCCACCTTGCCAGCACGCCGGCTGATCTTGTTTCTGCAGACTTGATCGGATATTTGCAAAAGCTTGGTTTTGATGCCCCTGAAGAAGCCGCTGACATTATTTCCTACTGGGAAACAGATGGGCTAAGAGCTTTAAAATCCGATCGGGCTCGCAAACTTCTCAAAACCCTTCTTGTGCCAATTTTAACCGCAATTTCTCAACAGCCTTCCCAGCTTATTGTTTTAAAACGCTTTGACCACCTTCTAGCCGTCCATCGAGCAGGCATTCAATTCCTCTCTCTTCTGGAATATAATCCAGCCCTGATAACCCGTATTATCACCCTGTTGGGAAGCTCCTCCTTCCTGGCCACCTATCTGGCAGAAAACCCTGCTGCCATAGAAAGCCTACTCAGTACGGAAAACCCTTTAGAAGTCCATCAATCAGCCCTAATCCAAATTGCGGAGCTGGCAAAAAAATATTCTTCAACCGAAGAACTTATTCCCCACTTACGCAATATTGTCTGTTCAGAACAATTTCAGATCTCTGTAGAACAGCTTGAGGGCAGAATAGATGTTGATGAAGCAGGGGTAGCCCGTACAAACCTTGCCGAGGCCGTTATCTCCAGCCTTTACAAGTCTGTCTATCATGAGCACAAACAAAAATATGGGCGCATCCCTCAAGGGGGTATGGCCATTATAGCCCTTGGCAAAGCAGGCTCTCAGCAGATGATGGCCGGATCAGATCTTGATCTGTTGATGATATTTGATCACCCCGAAAATAATGCAGAAAGTGTTATTTCCCCTGCTGGCCGAAAAGGCACTCGTAAGCAACACCCCCTTCCCGCTGGACAATATTTTGTAAGGCTTTGCCATAGCCTCATTGCAGCCCTTACAAGCCCAGGGCTCGAAGGCCCACTTTATGCTGTGGATATGCGCCTACGTCCCTCAGGCAGTAAAGGGCCCGTTGCTGTCTCGTTACTCTCCTTTAAGCACTATCACGAGAGCCAGGCCCAGACATGGGAGCGCATGTCTTTAACCCGTGCCCATATTATTGCCGGACCAGCTTTTATAAAACGCAAAGTGCATGTTGCTATTAAGCAGGCTTTATCCTTACAACACCAGAAGGGCCCTGAAACGACCAAGCAAGATGCTTTGGCCATGCGCAACCGCCTGACTAAAGACCTACCACCAGCGAGCATCTGGGATATAAAATTACGGGCAGGCGGCTTAATGGAAGTGGAGTTTATTGCCCAAACCTTACAGCTTATTTCTACTCATCCTTCTACCAGACATCCTCAAGCAGCCCAAGTTTTCAAAGCCCTTGCCTCTTTGGGTGAAATAACACCAGCCCAAGCGCACCAGCTTTCTGAGGCGGAATATTTCTGGCGAACCCTCCAAAGTCAACTGCGCCTGCTTATTGGCACCACAGTCCCTAAAACGCCCCTTCTCCCTCTTTCCACTTTTAATGGAAAGATCCTGCTTGAAGATCTATACAAAAAATTTCCTCATGCAACCCTAGAAAACCTTCCCGACATTATGGCCTCCTATGCCAAAACCGTAAGGATCCTATTCAGTGAGCTGATTGGTAAGCCAGACTAA
- the rnhA gene encoding ribonuclease HI, whose protein sequence is MIEKGLKKVDIWTDGGSKPNPGPGGWAALLRFGKHEKEISGFEQETTNNRMELTAAAKALETLKEPCEINLYTDSQYVRRGITEWSAGWIKRNWRGASNKPVLNVDLWQRVLKAAERHIITWHWVKGHAESAENNRVDELATLARKSAETQT, encoded by the coding sequence ATGATAGAAAAAGGTTTAAAAAAAGTAGATATCTGGACGGATGGTGGCAGTAAACCCAATCCTGGCCCGGGGGGATGGGCAGCCCTTTTACGCTTTGGAAAACATGAGAAAGAAATTTCTGGGTTTGAACAAGAAACAACCAATAACCGCATGGAACTTACAGCGGCGGCCAAGGCCTTGGAAACGTTGAAGGAGCCTTGCGAGATCAATCTTTATACCGATAGCCAGTATGTCCGCCGAGGCATTACAGAGTGGTCAGCGGGGTGGATAAAGCGTAACTGGCGCGGAGCTTCGAATAAGCCGGTATTAAATGTGGATTTATGGCAGAGAGTATTGAAGGCTGCGGAAAGGCATATCATTACCTGGCACTGGGTAAAGGGACATGCTGAGAGCGCAGAAAATAACCGGGTTGATGAACTGGCAACGCTGGCACGCAAAAGCGCAGAGACACAGACCTAA
- the bcp gene encoding thioredoxin-dependent thiol peroxidase — translation MNTTHLLTPGDSAPHFSLPTSTGQTISLSSLKGKSFVLYFYPKANTSGCTKEACAFEEALPAFKTLNIPVIGVSRDPMKAIMQFAEKYNLTFPLASDEEGKTCMDYGVWVEKSMYGRKYMGIERSTFLIGPDGKILQVWYKVKIPGHVEAVMKALSGS, via the coding sequence ATGAATACAACACATCTGTTGACTCCTGGCGATTCTGCTCCCCATTTTTCTCTTCCTACCAGCACAGGCCAAACCATCAGCCTTTCATCTCTGAAAGGCAAAAGCTTTGTGCTTTATTTTTACCCCAAGGCTAATACCTCCGGCTGTACAAAGGAGGCTTGTGCATTTGAAGAGGCCCTTCCAGCTTTTAAAACCCTCAATATTCCTGTCATTGGGGTCTCTCGTGATCCTATGAAGGCCATTATGCAGTTTGCTGAAAAATACAATCTGACCTTTCCCTTGGCCTCAGATGAAGAAGGGAAAACATGTATGGATTACGGTGTGTGGGTAGAAAAATCCATGTATGGACGCAAATATATGGGCATTGAACGAAGCACTTTTCTCATCGGGCCGGATGGGAAAATTCTGCAAGTGTGGTATAAAGTAAAAATTCCTGGCCATGTTGAAGCCGTTATGAAAGCCCTTTCAGGCTCATAA
- a CDS encoding EcsC family protein, with protein sequence MQEKPSNDASHKELTESSLTVEDLSALEKALEDVEQRRNVLVRLADLMGGAVGHMASLGMQGISMAPAVQKKLQGVVQSSLSRAFDVAVIGVKHGGKKSPAKWREPFVHAAVVASGVAGGFVGAPGLVPDIGFTTLTIMREIARIAQEEGEDLKDPETRRACLEVFALRSLNQKDSSEREIGFFSARTLLRGRPLIMLVSEVAGHYGLALSRKISLQMTPIAGALCGAALNAAFLAHYKALARAHFVIRRLERERGELARNVAHSVYTAHQEKWSEKQGKDTPFS encoded by the coding sequence ATGCAAGAAAAACCTTCTAATGATGCTTCTCATAAAGAGCTCACTGAGTCTTCCCTTACGGTAGAGGATCTTTCAGCGCTGGAAAAAGCCCTTGAAGATGTTGAGCAACGCCGAAATGTTCTTGTTCGGTTGGCAGATCTGATGGGCGGGGCTGTAGGCCATATGGCAAGCCTAGGCATGCAGGGGATTAGTATGGCTCCTGCAGTCCAGAAAAAACTTCAAGGCGTGGTTCAGTCCTCCTTGAGCAGGGCTTTTGATGTTGCTGTTATAGGGGTAAAACATGGTGGCAAAAAATCCCCGGCAAAATGGCGGGAGCCTTTTGTCCATGCTGCTGTGGTGGCCTCTGGTGTTGCCGGGGGATTTGTGGGTGCGCCAGGCCTTGTGCCCGATATTGGGTTTACAACCCTAACCATCATGCGCGAAATTGCAAGGATTGCCCAAGAAGAGGGAGAGGATCTGAAAGATCCAGAAACCCGGCGGGCTTGCCTTGAAGTGTTTGCCTTACGATCGCTAAACCAAAAGGATTCGTCAGAGCGGGAAATAGGGTTCTTTTCAGCGAGAACATTACTGCGCGGGCGTCCGTTGATTATGCTGGTTTCAGAGGTGGCAGGGCATTATGGTTTGGCTCTTTCTCGCAAGATTTCCTTACAGATGACCCCTATTGCAGGCGCACTGTGTGGGGCTGCGCTTAATGCGGCTTTTTTGGCCCATTATAAGGCCTTGGCACGAGCGCATTTTGTTATTCGCCGCCTTGAACGCGAAAGGGGAGAATTAGCCCGTAATGTGGCCCATTCTGTGTATACAGCCCATCAAGAAAAATGGTCAGAAAAACAGGGGAAAGATACTCCCTTTTCATAA